One genomic segment of Manis javanica isolate MJ-LG chromosome 7, MJ_LKY, whole genome shotgun sequence includes these proteins:
- the LOC140850388 gene encoding uncharacterized protein, translated as MPGALLRASGAPAGQLCASSGLWVWSGWLCIGLGFWSAPGSAPAPSVSAAGAHWPLPGSSGSPATGVHEPRPGCLVVLLQARTSISLSALVPVAHGSALGPFRHHHPRHPLPLSHYWASVSESVPVGGTSGRLFSAMRGFRTALPPRGLGRLSFPEIPSCWLCVPRQLRPALRSVSLRLAESTHFSFVSWVLVVGTCPQVLLFRFSNIQLPVHLVSVFQVRISTAGCLAVLGFHSLPVATPFFPPGFGVGEHSGPAWLRLLSYPFHVMLSSRHPGCSTVSTGVSFRSSCIYCIFINIYVLGRRFPLNYSPCHLPFGPGYRCFFNNSFSL; from the coding sequence atgccaggtgcgctcctccgtgctagtggcgcccctgctgggcagctctgtgccagcagtggcctttgggtctggtctgggtggctgtgcattgggctgggattctggtcggctcctgggagtgcacctgctccctctgtctcCGCTGCAGGTGCACACtggcctctaccgggctcctctggctcccctgccacCGGTGTGCATGAGCCACGCCCAGGCTGTTTGGTTGTGCTGCTGCAGGCTCGCACAAGCATCTCCTTGTCTGCTCTGGTGCCGGTggcacacggatctgctctcggtccCTTCCGGCACCACCATCCCCGGCAcccgctgccactctcccactactgggccagtgtgtcggagtctgtgccagttggaggaacgagtGGCAGGCTgtttagtgccatgaggggcttcagaactgcactgcctccccggggtttggggcgcctaagtttccccgagattcctagctgctggctatgtgtgccacgacaacttcgtccagctctGCGGTccgtctctttaagacttgcagaaagcactcacttttcttttgtctcatgggtgctggttgtggggacctgcccacaggttttgcttttccgtttctctaatatccagctccctgtgcaccttgtgtctgtgttccaggtgcggatttctacagctggttgtttagcagtcctgggctttcactccctccccgttgcgactcctttcttcccgccgggttttggggtgggggagcattcgggtcccgcctggctgcggcttttatcttacccctttcatgtgatgctgagttctcgccaTCCTGGCTGtagtactgtatccactggtgtctctttcaggagtagttgtatttattgtattttcataaatatatatgttttggggaggagatttcctctgaactactcacccTGCCATCTTCCCTTTGGTCCTGGATATAGGTGTTTTTTTAATAACTCCTTTTCTCTATAG